One Actinospica robiniae DSM 44927 genomic region harbors:
- a CDS encoding extracellular solute-binding protein: MTRKARGATAVAFGLGIALAASGCAGGSSGGGGGGSADGAVTLTLWENASTGPGVAFFTNAAAAYHKLHPNVTIKIQTVQNEDLDGKLQTALNSNSAPDLFLQRGGGKMQAMVDANEIQALPLTATDKANAGAAALAGNTIDGQVYAMPFDTQPEGFYYSKDLFQQAGIAAPPTTIPELEADVALLKKINVAPIAVGAKDAWPAAHWYYNFALRECSQATLASTAKSLQFTDPCWTKAGDDLAAFLKVSPFQNGFLTTSAQQGAGSSAGMVANHKAGMELMGNWDPGVIASLTPDQKQLPDLGWFPFPAVPGGQGDPSAIMGGSDGYSVSKNAPKEAFQFLEFLETKDQQELYAKAYDSIPVNAAAQSVVTDSFNISSMNAFNKAAYSIQFLDTEYGQNVGNALNTAVVNMMAGKGSAADIVSQTNAAAAKG; encoded by the coding sequence ATGACGAGGAAAGCACGCGGCGCGACGGCCGTGGCCTTCGGCTTGGGCATCGCACTGGCTGCCAGCGGCTGCGCCGGCGGCAGCAGCGGTGGCGGCGGCGGCGGTTCGGCGGACGGCGCGGTCACCTTGACGCTGTGGGAGAACGCGTCGACCGGACCGGGCGTCGCCTTCTTCACGAACGCCGCGGCCGCGTACCACAAGCTGCACCCGAACGTGACGATCAAGATCCAGACGGTGCAGAACGAGGATCTGGACGGCAAGCTGCAGACCGCGCTCAACTCGAACTCCGCGCCGGACCTCTTCCTGCAGCGCGGCGGCGGCAAGATGCAGGCGATGGTCGACGCGAACGAGATCCAGGCGCTCCCGCTCACGGCCACCGACAAGGCGAACGCGGGCGCTGCCGCGCTGGCCGGCAACACGATCGACGGCCAGGTCTACGCGATGCCCTTCGACACCCAGCCCGAGGGTTTCTACTACAGCAAGGACCTGTTCCAGCAGGCCGGCATCGCCGCGCCGCCGACGACCATTCCCGAGCTCGAGGCCGACGTCGCGCTGCTGAAGAAGATCAACGTCGCGCCGATCGCGGTCGGTGCCAAGGACGCGTGGCCCGCGGCGCACTGGTACTACAACTTCGCGCTGCGCGAGTGCAGCCAGGCCACTCTGGCCAGCACCGCCAAATCGCTGCAGTTCACCGACCCGTGCTGGACCAAGGCCGGTGACGACCTGGCCGCGTTCCTGAAGGTCAGCCCCTTCCAGAACGGCTTCCTCACCACCTCGGCGCAGCAGGGCGCCGGCTCCTCGGCCGGCATGGTCGCCAACCACAAGGCGGGCATGGAGCTCATGGGCAACTGGGACCCCGGAGTGATCGCCAGCCTCACCCCGGACCAGAAGCAGCTGCCGGACCTCGGCTGGTTCCCGTTCCCCGCGGTTCCGGGCGGCCAGGGCGACCCGAGCGCGATCATGGGCGGTAGCGACGGATACTCGGTGTCCAAGAACGCGCCCAAGGAGGCCTTCCAGTTCCTCGAGTTCCTCGAGACCAAGGACCAGCAGGAGCTCTACGCCAAGGCGTACGACTCGATCCCGGTCAACGCGGCCGCTCAGTCGGTCGTGACGGACTCGTTCAACATCTCCTCGATGAACGCGTTCAACAAGGCCGCCTACTCCATACAGTTCCTCGACACGGAGTACGGCCAGAACGTGGGTAACGCCCTGAACACCGCGGTGGTGAACATGATGGCGGGCAAGGGCAGCGCTGCCGACATCGTCTCGCAGACCAACGCTGCTGCCGCGAAGGGCTGA
- a CDS encoding DEAD/DEAH box helicase family protein → MSPRSADVRHSSSRFAATVWPEGFRAYQSETLAQVDAVFAAGRSRCWAVLPPGAGKTLVGLESARRLGRRIVVLVPNTAIQGQWVRTWQRFAASDQDPANGTVPLLEVGTERDLRHPVTVLTYQSLAVFDDEHGGRGVKSTGPLLEQLHENGRALVAAMHSVGPLTIVLDECHHLLEVWGRLVVELLDELDDAAVLGLTATPPETLTHTQAQLVERLFGAPLRGASLPAVVRQGYLAPFAELAFLTPPTPVEADYIRGQAERFVEFRSGLMDPEFASTGFLAWCDTRFIERAAATGGEVAVEAGTVPWSRLEQQEPALAAAALRMHHVGLLSLPPGSRVREEHRREPSAEDWVTLLDDYVGNCLSRSADPQDAAAVAAIRAALPSIGYRLTTNGVRAASSPVDRVLARSDAKTHSTIEILAVEAGELGPALRALILCDFESATATVSASLADVLKPETGGAVHVLRQLVEDERTADLAPILVTGRTVAAAPETAAAFARWAHEQDSALALDVELRDGLAHLRGAWSSRTWVALATRFFEAGHTRVLVGTRALLGEGWDAHGVNVVVDLTTATTTGSVVQMRGRGLRLDPSWPEKVTNNWTVVCVAEGHPKGAADWHRFVRKHEGHLAVRAAGEIVSGIGHVDPAFSPYGPPESAVFDASNVAMLLRAGQRVDTRRDWSIGEPYTDELVHTIRVTARRAPLRTTTGETIPVRRALPGPSGAALSGRSRMLLWLTPGRAARLLAEAAGEPPIASLGGAVADALKQCGISPVGAEALDAVVEPSGTYRLQLSGVDPATSLAFVQALDELAGPIAEPRWLMPRYHLASLPAAGRERRAVVRAWLLGSAPGNAVVYHAVPAVFARSARRVEAFTAAWNRHICAGRPVAASSPEGEGILVTHRGASPLEATTALRVAWS, encoded by the coding sequence ATGTCCCCACGCTCGGCCGACGTACGGCACTCCAGTTCCCGTTTCGCCGCCACCGTCTGGCCGGAGGGCTTCCGCGCATATCAAAGCGAGACGCTGGCCCAGGTCGATGCGGTGTTCGCGGCGGGACGGTCACGTTGCTGGGCCGTGCTGCCGCCGGGCGCGGGTAAGACGCTCGTAGGCTTGGAGTCGGCGCGGCGGCTGGGACGCCGGATCGTGGTGTTGGTTCCGAACACGGCGATCCAGGGCCAGTGGGTGCGCACCTGGCAGCGGTTCGCGGCGTCGGATCAGGATCCTGCCAACGGCACCGTCCCCCTGCTGGAGGTGGGGACGGAGCGCGACCTGCGGCATCCCGTGACGGTGCTGACCTATCAGTCGCTCGCGGTCTTCGATGACGAGCACGGCGGTCGCGGGGTGAAATCGACCGGGCCGCTGCTGGAGCAACTGCACGAGAACGGCCGCGCGCTGGTCGCCGCGATGCACTCCGTCGGGCCGCTGACGATCGTGCTCGACGAATGCCATCACCTGCTGGAGGTCTGGGGCCGGCTGGTCGTCGAGCTGTTGGACGAACTCGACGACGCGGCAGTGCTTGGTCTGACCGCGACGCCGCCGGAGACACTCACTCACACCCAGGCGCAGCTGGTGGAACGGCTTTTCGGAGCACCGCTGCGCGGCGCGAGCCTGCCCGCCGTCGTGCGGCAGGGCTATCTGGCCCCCTTCGCCGAGCTGGCGTTCCTGACCCCGCCCACGCCGGTCGAGGCCGACTACATCCGGGGGCAGGCCGAGCGTTTCGTCGAGTTTCGCAGTGGCCTGATGGATCCGGAGTTCGCCTCGACCGGGTTCCTGGCGTGGTGCGACACACGGTTCATCGAGCGGGCCGCGGCGACCGGCGGCGAGGTGGCGGTCGAAGCCGGAACCGTGCCGTGGAGCCGTCTCGAGCAGCAGGAGCCGGCCCTCGCCGCGGCCGCGCTGCGTATGCACCACGTCGGTCTGCTCTCGCTGCCGCCCGGATCGCGCGTGCGCGAGGAACATCGGCGCGAGCCGTCCGCGGAGGACTGGGTGACGCTGCTCGACGACTACGTCGGCAACTGCCTGAGCCGTTCCGCGGATCCGCAGGACGCCGCAGCGGTGGCCGCGATTCGGGCCGCGCTGCCGTCGATCGGGTACCGGCTCACGACCAACGGCGTGCGTGCGGCGTCTTCGCCGGTAGATCGCGTGCTCGCTCGCAGCGACGCCAAGACCCACAGCACTATCGAGATCCTCGCCGTGGAAGCGGGCGAGCTCGGCCCAGCTCTCAGAGCCCTGATTCTTTGCGACTTCGAGTCCGCTACGGCCACGGTCTCCGCCAGCCTTGCGGACGTGCTCAAGCCGGAGACGGGCGGGGCCGTGCACGTGCTACGCCAGCTCGTCGAGGACGAACGCACGGCGGACCTCGCACCGATTCTGGTGACCGGCCGTACGGTCGCGGCCGCACCGGAGACCGCTGCCGCGTTCGCTCGGTGGGCGCATGAGCAAGATTCGGCGCTGGCCCTCGACGTCGAGCTCCGGGACGGTCTCGCGCATCTGCGCGGGGCCTGGAGTTCGCGCACCTGGGTCGCGTTGGCGACGAGGTTCTTCGAGGCCGGCCACACCCGCGTGCTGGTGGGGACGCGCGCGCTGCTGGGCGAAGGCTGGGATGCGCACGGCGTGAACGTGGTCGTCGATCTGACCACCGCGACCACGACCGGGTCGGTAGTGCAGATGCGCGGACGGGGCCTGCGGCTGGATCCTTCGTGGCCGGAGAAGGTCACGAACAACTGGACGGTCGTGTGCGTGGCAGAGGGCCATCCGAAGGGCGCCGCGGACTGGCACCGGTTCGTCCGCAAGCACGAGGGCCATCTGGCGGTCAGGGCCGCGGGTGAGATCGTCTCCGGGATCGGCCACGTGGACCCGGCTTTCTCGCCGTACGGACCGCCGGAATCAGCAGTCTTCGACGCCTCCAACGTCGCGATGCTGCTGCGGGCCGGACAACGCGTCGATACGCGGCGCGACTGGTCGATCGGCGAGCCGTACACCGATGAACTGGTCCACACGATCCGGGTGACGGCACGCCGCGCGCCGTTGCGAACGACGACCGGCGAGACGATTCCTGTCCGCCGCGCGCTTCCGGGCCCGAGCGGCGCCGCTCTGAGCGGGCGAAGCCGGATGCTGCTGTGGCTTACGCCCGGACGCGCGGCCCGGCTGCTGGCTGAGGCTGCGGGCGAGCCGCCGATCGCGTCGCTCGGCGGTGCCGTCGCGGATGCGCTGAAGCAGTGCGGCATCTCGCCCGTCGGGGCCGAGGCGCTGGACGCGGTGGTCGAGCCGAGCGGGACCTACCGGCTGCAGCTGAGCGGCGTGGATCCGGCCACGTCGCTGGCGTTCGTCCAGGCGCTGGACGAACTGGCCGGCCCGATCGCCGAGCCGCGGTGGCTGATGCCGCGCTACCACCTGGCCAGTCTGCCCGCGGCGGGCCGGGAGCGCCGAGCCGTCGTGCGCGCCTGGCTGCTCGGCTCGGCGCCGGGCAACGCAGTGGTCTACCACGCCGTGCCGGCGGTGTTCGCCCGCAGCGCGCGGCGGGTCGAGGCTTTCACGGCGGCCTGGAACCGGCACATCTGCGCCGGCCGCCCGGTCGCCGCGTCCTCGCCGGAGGGCGAGGGCATCCTCGTCACCCACCGCGGCGCGAGCCCGCTCGAGGCGACCACAGCGTTGCGGGTCGCCTGGAGCTGA
- a CDS encoding carbohydrate ABC transporter permease: MAAASSTRVWTPAGRNRDRRRQKEQWGNPVTYFIALIFIAVCIAPVLYLVLGGFRTNSQITTSPAGLPHPWVLSNYTGILKSSTFWGEFANSTVVALVSSVGIVALGLMVSFVIARYDFKLKGAMYSLFAAGLMFPLVIAITPLYIVIKDLGLIDNLFGIIIPQIAFGLPTTVIILVPFLRAIPKEIEEAAALDGASRLGFFARMVLPLSLPGVVTTGILAFIGSWNNYVLPLYVINSQRNFTLPLGVQQFSSQYSTDTAKVLAFTSLAMLPALIFFSIFQKRIVGGLTGAVKG; encoded by the coding sequence ATGGCCGCCGCCTCCAGTACCCGGGTCTGGACCCCGGCCGGACGCAACCGGGACCGGCGCCGCCAGAAGGAGCAGTGGGGCAACCCGGTCACCTACTTCATCGCGCTGATCTTCATCGCGGTGTGTATCGCCCCGGTGCTCTACCTCGTCCTGGGCGGGTTCCGTACCAACTCCCAGATCACCACCAGCCCCGCCGGACTGCCCCACCCCTGGGTCCTGTCGAACTACACCGGGATCCTGAAGTCCTCCACGTTCTGGGGCGAGTTCGCTAACTCCACTGTGGTGGCCTTGGTCAGCTCGGTGGGGATCGTGGCCCTCGGGCTGATGGTCTCGTTCGTGATCGCGCGTTACGACTTCAAGCTCAAGGGCGCGATGTACTCGCTGTTCGCCGCGGGCCTGATGTTCCCCCTCGTGATCGCGATCACCCCGCTCTACATCGTGATCAAGGATCTCGGGCTGATCGACAACCTGTTCGGGATCATCATCCCGCAGATCGCGTTCGGCCTGCCGACCACGGTGATCATCCTGGTGCCGTTCCTGCGCGCGATCCCCAAGGAGATCGAGGAGGCCGCCGCGCTCGACGGCGCCAGCCGCCTCGGGTTCTTCGCCCGCATGGTCCTGCCGCTCTCGCTGCCCGGGGTGGTCACCACCGGGATCCTCGCGTTCATCGGCAGCTGGAACAACTACGTCCTACCGCTCTACGTGATCAACTCCCAGCGCAACTTCACCCTCCCGCTCGGAGTCCAGCAGTTCTCCTCCCAGTACTCCACCGACACCGCGAAAGTCCTCGCGTTCACCTCCCTCGCCATGCTCCCCGCCCTGATCTTCTTCTCCATCTTCCAGAAGCGCATCGTCGGCGGACTCACCGGAGCAGTCAAGGGATAG
- a CDS encoding carbohydrate ABC transporter permease, translating into MSESLGTDTVSGSQSQGTFGAGGAGVTASPAPPRAAARRRGRARMRLEITLLSGPAIIMFLAFVIFPVAVAAYYGFYRWHGYGPATDWVGLNNYKLIFTDPAFQQVLWHNLLIVVLSLVIQGPLAIIMALLLNQKMRGRGLIRVLIFVPYVISEVIVGTGWSLMLQANGAMNDLLGHIGLGALQSDWLADPNLALWTLMAIISWKYIGFAVILMLAGLQSIPDEIYEAAAIDGASFWQMQRRITVPLLGPTIRIWAFLSIIGSLQLFDLVYIIWGQYVSGTAGTSTMAIYMVAQGRDAGNYGYGSAVAVVMFLISLVVALIYQRFVLRRDLRGAVTEGTV; encoded by the coding sequence ATGAGTGAGTCCCTGGGTACTGACACCGTGAGTGGGAGCCAGTCGCAGGGCACGTTCGGGGCCGGGGGCGCGGGTGTGACCGCGTCTCCGGCTCCGCCGCGAGCGGCCGCGCGCCGCCGCGGGCGTGCCCGGATGCGGTTGGAGATCACCCTGCTGTCCGGGCCGGCGATCATCATGTTCCTCGCGTTCGTGATCTTCCCGGTCGCCGTCGCCGCGTACTACGGCTTCTACCGGTGGCACGGGTACGGTCCGGCCACCGACTGGGTGGGCCTGAACAACTACAAGCTCATCTTCACCGACCCGGCGTTCCAGCAGGTGCTGTGGCACAACCTGCTGATCGTGGTGCTCTCCCTGGTGATCCAGGGCCCGCTCGCGATCATCATGGCGCTGTTGTTGAACCAGAAGATGCGCGGGCGCGGGCTGATCCGGGTGCTCATCTTCGTGCCCTACGTCATCTCCGAGGTCATCGTCGGGACCGGCTGGTCGCTCATGCTCCAGGCCAACGGCGCGATGAACGACCTGCTCGGGCACATCGGGCTCGGCGCGCTGCAGTCGGACTGGCTCGCGGATCCGAACCTGGCGCTGTGGACGCTGATGGCGATCATCTCGTGGAAGTACATCGGGTTCGCGGTGATCCTGATGCTCGCCGGGCTGCAGTCGATCCCGGACGAGATCTACGAGGCCGCCGCGATCGACGGGGCCTCGTTCTGGCAGATGCAGCGGCGTATCACGGTGCCGCTGCTCGGGCCCACGATCCGGATCTGGGCGTTCCTCTCGATCATCGGTTCGCTCCAGCTGTTCGACCTGGTCTACATCATCTGGGGCCAGTACGTCTCGGGTACCGCCGGGACCTCGACCATGGCGATCTACATGGTCGCCCAGGGCCGCGACGCGGGCAACTACGGGTACGGCTCGGCCGTGGCCGTGGTGATGTTCCTGATCTCGCTCGTGGTCGCCCTGATCTACCAGCGTTTCGTGCTACGCCGCGACCTGCGCGGGGCCGTTACCGAAGGGACCGTGTGA